A region of Salinibacter sp. 10B DNA encodes the following proteins:
- a CDS encoding 1-acyl-sn-glycerol-3-phosphate acyltransferase: protein MKSLVYRIIGHLVRWTSWWTFSRVEVRGMDRVPWKQPCVVSPNHQNAFLDALLVGAFAPVKMTYLTRASVFGSVFDWLFDALQMVPIYRRRDGFGKLSRNEQIFAEQREKLRAGESLLMFSEAEHALTYHLRPLSKGSSRFALETQEAIERDVQVVPVGINYYHHEQLGFKVSVVVGDPLPARDYVEEYRAHEAKGINALRTDLADAMKDCMLIPEKTDDYETRVDRINRKNEDLPFPEMKQALQTPEELEEKGPYRSGMETLAWAISPLNIGPLWLERFLMQRIDDPVFVLSLKFAVGMFACPLWWLGLFVMGTVIAGPVTGAGVTGLAVLTMALRILLLRYANPPHELNKGETLRS from the coding sequence GTGAAATCCCTCGTGTATCGCATCATTGGGCACCTGGTCCGCTGGACGAGCTGGTGGACCTTTAGTCGAGTAGAGGTTCGGGGAATGGACCGCGTGCCGTGGAAGCAGCCCTGTGTTGTGTCGCCCAATCATCAGAATGCCTTTCTCGATGCACTGCTGGTGGGGGCGTTTGCGCCGGTGAAGATGACCTATCTGACCCGGGCGAGCGTGTTTGGGTCGGTGTTTGATTGGCTCTTCGACGCTTTGCAGATGGTGCCCATCTACCGACGGCGGGACGGCTTTGGGAAATTGTCTCGCAATGAACAGATCTTTGCCGAGCAGCGCGAGAAGCTTCGCGCTGGGGAGTCCCTGCTGATGTTCTCAGAGGCCGAGCACGCTCTTACCTATCACCTGCGCCCCCTGAGCAAGGGCAGCTCCCGCTTCGCGCTGGAAACGCAGGAGGCCATCGAGCGAGACGTTCAGGTCGTCCCCGTAGGCATCAACTATTACCACCACGAGCAGCTGGGCTTCAAGGTGTCCGTTGTGGTCGGCGACCCGCTTCCGGCGCGCGACTATGTGGAGGAATATCGGGCACACGAGGCCAAAGGCATCAACGCCCTGCGCACGGATCTCGCCGATGCGATGAAAGACTGTATGCTGATCCCCGAGAAGACAGACGATTACGAGACGCGGGTTGACCGCATCAATCGGAAAAACGAGGATCTACCGTTTCCTGAGATGAAGCAGGCCCTCCAGACGCCCGAAGAACTTGAGGAAAAAGGCCCGTACCGCTCGGGGATGGAGACGCTGGCGTGGGCGATCAGTCCCTTGAATATTGGGCCCCTGTGGCTTGAGCGATTTCTGATGCAGCGGATCGACGATCCTGTATTCGTGCTTTCCCTCAAGTTTGCCGTTGGGATGTTTGCGTGTCCCCTCTGGTGGCTGGGCCTCTTTGTAATGGGAACGGTCATTGCTGGTCCAGTGACGGGAGCAGGGGTTACAGGCTTGGCTGTGCTCACGATGGCGCTCCGGATTCTCCTTCTCCGGTACGCGAACCCGCCGCACGAACTCAACAAAGGGGAAACGCTTCGGTCGTGA
- a CDS encoding bile acid:sodium symporter family protein yields the protein MPEIDAVQLNFSAQNLLLLNVSLGFIMFGVALNLTTEDFARLVRNPKPALVGVASQFLLLPVLTFGLVWVLRPTPSIALGMILVAACPGGNISNFMSMNAQGNTALSVTLTAVSTVLAIVLTPINLSFWGGLYPPAASILTTVDVSFWRVFKTVTLILGFPIVLGMSVRHVAEDLAKRLCQGMQALSIAIFVIIVIFALRANFDYLIGYLGVVFDLVLLHNALALAAGYQLAYWAHLPVPDRQTLALETGIQNSGLGLILIFNFFDGLGGMAVVAGWWGVWHILSGLGLSFYWRSQKSPFFAPQWT from the coding sequence ATGCCCGAAATCGACGCCGTACAGCTCAACTTCAGTGCCCAGAACCTCCTGCTGCTCAACGTCAGCCTGGGGTTCATCATGTTCGGCGTCGCGCTGAATTTGACGACGGAGGACTTTGCGCGGCTCGTCCGTAACCCTAAACCCGCGCTGGTGGGGGTGGCCTCCCAGTTTTTGCTCCTTCCGGTCCTCACGTTTGGGCTGGTGTGGGTCCTGCGTCCTACCCCGAGCATTGCCCTGGGCATGATCCTGGTTGCCGCCTGTCCGGGGGGTAACATCTCCAACTTCATGTCCATGAACGCGCAGGGCAACACCGCCCTCTCCGTTACGCTCACGGCCGTCTCTACGGTGCTCGCCATCGTTTTGACTCCGATCAACCTGTCGTTCTGGGGCGGGCTCTACCCCCCGGCGGCGTCGATTCTCACGACGGTCGACGTGTCGTTCTGGCGTGTCTTCAAGACGGTGACGCTCATTCTAGGCTTCCCGATCGTGCTGGGCATGTCCGTCCGCCACGTTGCCGAAGATCTGGCGAAGCGCCTCTGCCAGGGAATGCAGGCGCTCTCCATCGCGATTTTCGTCATTATCGTGATTTTTGCGCTCCGGGCCAACTTTGACTATCTCATCGGGTATCTCGGGGTCGTCTTCGACCTGGTGCTGCTCCACAATGCACTGGCCCTGGCCGCTGGGTACCAGCTGGCGTACTGGGCCCATCTGCCGGTCCCGGACCGGCAGACCCTCGCGCTGGAAACGGGCATCCAAAACTCAGGGCTCGGGCTGATCCTCATCTTCAATTTCTTCGACGGGCTCGGAGGGATGGCGGTGGTGGCCGGCTGGTGGGGCGTATGGCACATTCTGTCTGGACTCGGGCTCTCGTTCTATTGGCGCTCGCAAAAATCCCCCTTCTTTGCGCCACAATGGACGTGA
- a CDS encoding efflux RND transporter permease subunit, which yields MSSAPSDTSDADREWSGPIAYMAQNSIAANLLMVILLAGGLFTAYTMQKEVFPQYQLDVVQVSVVYPGAAPAEVEQGILRPVEEAIRGVEGIKEVTSTADEGRGEVSIELVAGTDRMKAFQDINQAVNRIRTFPDDIEEPEVQLQSNQREVMAIGLYGDTDVWTLRKQAENVRDRLLSNDEITQVEIGNVPDYMTHVEIPRNRLREYDLTLGEVANLIAQSSEDIPAGAVETNAGEILLRMKERKQWADEYGNIELIPSETGSSVRLADLATITDGFEETGFHGKFNRQNTVDLQIYRIGDQSPLDIATAVKSVLEEAETAFPPGVKYRIDSNAAADYQQRLSLLVENGIIAIIIVLLILALFLEYRLAFWVMMGMAISFIGAFLFLPMAGISINMISMFGFLVVLGIVVDDAIVVGENVYEYRQQGMGKLQAAIQGARDMGKPVTFAIITNIIAFLPLLFIPGTTGKYWWPLPAVVIVVLAVSLLEALFILPAHLAHTSEGNRFVITAKIERWQQAFARRFNHFVDTYYRPFLELCLQFRYVTISTAVTLLLVVAGYGYSGHMGMILMPEVAADEIETGVSLPVGTTPDQAGAVARDIADATHKMFEENNLDRVAEGIKANVRGQSFIDVEIVMKPPTERDMTAQEVIEIWRDNIGDIKGVDQMTFEAERGPAGYLPDISVDLSHSNIDVLEEASEMFVQRMESYAATRDVNDNYNRGKTQFDFTLLPEGRRLGLTPEMVGQQVRNAFYGALAMRQLRGTNEIEVRVKLPYPQRKDLYHLQDFVIQAPNGTEVPLMDVVEVEEGEAFTTINRRDGRRVVSVSMDAQPSNAVGRVLESIQQEELPKLQDRFPGLTWSFEGSQAEMRESTQALWGGFALAMFVIYALLAIAFSSYLQPIIVMGAIPFGIVGAVIGHIVLGYDLSLVSLMGVIALSGVVLNDSLIMIDYANKKRDDHSVFDAIHEAGLRRFRPIILTTLTTFGGLTPIIFETSNQATQLIPMAISLGFGIVFATSIILVLVPCLYLILEDLVSAVRSG from the coding sequence ATGAGTAGTGCTCCCAGCGACACGTCCGACGCGGACCGCGAGTGGAGCGGTCCTATCGCCTACATGGCGCAGAACTCCATCGCCGCTAATCTGCTGATGGTGATCCTGCTTGCCGGCGGTCTCTTCACGGCGTACACCATGCAGAAGGAGGTTTTTCCGCAGTACCAGCTGGACGTGGTGCAGGTGAGTGTGGTGTATCCGGGCGCAGCCCCGGCAGAGGTAGAGCAGGGCATCCTGCGGCCTGTAGAGGAGGCCATCCGGGGCGTAGAGGGCATCAAGGAAGTGACCTCCACCGCCGACGAGGGGCGCGGCGAGGTCTCGATCGAGCTGGTGGCCGGCACCGATCGCATGAAGGCCTTTCAGGACATCAACCAGGCCGTCAATCGGATCCGCACGTTTCCCGACGACATCGAGGAGCCGGAGGTGCAGCTTCAGTCGAACCAGCGGGAGGTGATGGCGATCGGGCTGTACGGCGATACCGACGTCTGGACGCTCCGCAAACAGGCGGAGAACGTGCGCGACCGTCTGCTGAGCAACGACGAAATCACGCAGGTCGAGATCGGGAACGTACCGGACTACATGACGCACGTCGAGATCCCGCGGAACCGGCTGCGGGAGTACGACCTTACGCTGGGCGAGGTGGCCAATCTCATCGCGCAGTCGAGCGAGGACATTCCGGCGGGGGCGGTGGAGACCAACGCGGGGGAGATTCTGCTTCGTATGAAGGAGCGGAAGCAGTGGGCCGACGAGTACGGCAATATCGAGTTGATTCCGTCCGAGACGGGGAGCAGCGTACGGCTTGCGGACCTTGCCACCATCACCGACGGCTTCGAGGAAACGGGCTTCCACGGAAAGTTCAACCGCCAGAACACCGTCGACCTTCAGATCTACCGGATTGGCGACCAGTCGCCCCTCGACATCGCGACCGCCGTCAAGAGCGTGTTGGAAGAAGCCGAGACGGCCTTTCCGCCCGGGGTGAAGTACCGCATCGATAGCAACGCGGCGGCCGATTATCAGCAGCGCCTATCTCTGCTGGTCGAGAATGGAATCATCGCCATCATCATCGTCCTCCTCATCCTGGCGCTTTTTCTGGAGTACCGGCTCGCGTTCTGGGTGATGATGGGCATGGCGATCTCGTTCATCGGGGCGTTCCTCTTTCTGCCGATGGCGGGCATCAGCATCAACATGATTTCGATGTTCGGCTTCCTGGTGGTGTTGGGCATCGTGGTGGATGATGCCATCGTCGTGGGGGAGAATGTCTACGAGTACCGGCAGCAGGGCATGGGGAAGCTGCAGGCCGCCATCCAGGGGGCGCGCGACATGGGCAAGCCGGTCACCTTCGCGATCATAACGAACATCATCGCGTTCCTGCCCCTGCTCTTCATCCCCGGCACCACCGGAAAGTACTGGTGGCCCCTCCCCGCCGTGGTCATCGTGGTGCTCGCCGTCTCGCTGCTGGAGGCCCTCTTCATCCTGCCGGCCCACCTGGCCCACACGTCGGAGGGAAATCGGTTCGTCATTACCGCAAAGATTGAGCGCTGGCAGCAGGCCTTTGCGCGCCGCTTTAATCACTTCGTGGACACGTACTACCGTCCGTTCCTGGAGCTCTGCCTCCAATTTCGCTACGTGACGATCAGCACGGCGGTAACCCTGTTGCTGGTGGTGGCCGGGTACGGCTACAGCGGCCACATGGGGATGATTCTGATGCCGGAGGTAGCTGCCGACGAGATTGAGACTGGAGTGTCGTTGCCTGTGGGCACCACGCCCGACCAGGCCGGGGCAGTGGCCCGAGACATCGCCGACGCGACCCACAAAATGTTCGAGGAGAACAACCTCGACCGCGTAGCCGAGGGCATCAAGGCCAACGTGCGGGGCCAAAGCTTCATCGACGTGGAGATTGTGATGAAGCCGCCCACCGAGCGCGACATGACCGCGCAGGAGGTCATCGAGATCTGGCGCGACAACATCGGCGACATTAAAGGCGTGGATCAAATGACGTTCGAGGCCGAGCGGGGCCCCGCCGGGTACCTGCCCGACATCAGCGTTGACCTCAGCCACTCGAACATCGACGTGCTGGAGGAGGCGAGCGAGATGTTCGTACAGCGAATGGAGTCGTACGCAGCTACTCGCGACGTGAATGACAACTACAACCGCGGCAAGACGCAATTCGACTTCACGTTGCTGCCGGAGGGACGCCGACTCGGCCTCACGCCCGAGATGGTGGGCCAGCAGGTGCGCAACGCATTCTACGGCGCCCTCGCCATGCGACAGCTGCGGGGCACGAACGAGATCGAGGTACGCGTGAAACTGCCCTATCCCCAGCGCAAGGACCTGTATCACCTGCAGGACTTCGTCATCCAGGCGCCGAACGGTACGGAGGTGCCGCTGATGGACGTGGTGGAAGTAGAGGAAGGGGAGGCCTTCACCACCATTAACCGGCGGGACGGGCGACGCGTCGTGTCGGTGAGCATGGACGCCCAGCCCTCGAACGCTGTCGGGCGCGTGCTGGAGTCCATTCAACAGGAGGAATTGCCGAAGCTGCAAGACCGCTTTCCGGGGCTCACGTGGAGCTTCGAGGGGAGCCAGGCCGAGATGCGGGAATCGACACAGGCCCTCTGGGGAGGATTTGCCCTCGCGATGTTCGTCATTTACGCCTTGTTGGCCATTGCCTTCAGTAGCTATCTGCAGCCGATCATCGTGATGGGCGCCATTCCGTTCGGCATTGTGGGGGCCGTCATTGGCCACATCGTGCTGGGCTATGACCTGTCGCTCGTCAGCCTGATGGGCGTGATTGCCCTCTCCGGCGTGGTTCTCAACGACTCGCTCATCATGATTGACTACGCCAACAAGAAACGGGACGACCATTCTGTCTTCGACGCCATCCACGAAGCAGGATTGCGGCGCTTCCGGCCCATCATTCTCACCACTCTCACGACGTTCGGTGGCCTGACGCCGATTATCTTCGAAACGTCGAACCAGGCCACGCAGCTCATCCCGATGGCTATCTCGCTCGGGTTTGGGATCGTCTTTGCCACCTCCATCATCCTGGTGCTCGTGCCCTGTCTCTACCTGATTCTGGAGGATCTGGTATCGGCAGTGCGAAGCGGATGA